One genomic region from Populus nigra chromosome 8, ddPopNigr1.1, whole genome shotgun sequence encodes:
- the LOC133700394 gene encoding indole-3-acetic acid-amido synthetase GH3.17-like, whose translation MLPIFDPNDNEAGLKLLEDLTNNACQIQQQVLEYILTTNLHTGYLKSFLNGDSIKENFKNKVPIVNYEDIKPCIERIAIGEPSSIISAQPITELLTSSGTSGGQPKMMPSTAEELERKTFFYNLLVPIMNKYVDGLDQGKGMYLLFTKPEISTPSGLMARPVLTSYYKSSNFRNRAFNRYNVYTSPDETILCPDSKQSMYCQLLCGLVQREEVLRVGAVFASAFLRAIKFLEEYQKELCSNIRTGRLSDWITDPNCRNAVSSFLSKPNSELADLIEVECSGKSCEGIIKKLWPRTKYIEVIVTGSMAQYIPTLEFYSGGLPLVSTMYGSSECYLGINFKPLSNPSDVSYTLIPNMAYFEFLPVDKDNKKVIQAVQCNGATDHNGKQEEDGKEKDVEAVDLVDVKLGHYYELVVTTFTGLYRYRVGDILMVTGFYNNAPQFRFVHRRNVVLSIDTDKTNEEDLLKAVTQAKVLLEPLGSLLTEYTSFADTSSIPGHYVLFWELKTQGTNDLPELDPITMEKCCSIVEESLDSIYRRCRKKDKSIGPLEIRVVTHGTFDALMDFCVSQGSSVNQYKTPRCIKSEEAFNILDSRVVGRFFSKKTPFWEPFRIETN comes from the exons atgttGCCAATCTTTGATCCAAATGATAATGAAGCTGGCTTGAAGCTCTTGGAGGACCTAACCAACAATGCATGTCAAATACAACAACAGGTATTGGAGTATATACTGACCACAAATTTGCATACAGGGTATCTTAAAAGCTTTCTCAACGGCGATTCTATTAAGGAAAACTTCAAGAATAAAGTTCCCATCGTGAATTATGAGGATATCAAGCCTTGTATCGAGCGAATTGCCATTGGAGAGCCTTCATCCATCATTTCAGCTCAACCAATAACTGAGCTCCTCACAAg CTCGGGTACTTCTGGAGGACAGCCAAAAATGATGCCTTCGACTGCTGAAGAATTGGAAAGAAAGACATTCTTTTATAACCTCCTTGTGCCTATAATGAACAA gtaTGTTGATGGCTTGGACCAGGGAAAAGGAATGTATCTTTTGTTTACCAAACCCGAAATTAGCACCCCTTCGGGCTTGATGGCAAGACCTGTTCTAACAAGCTACTACAAGAGCAGCAACTTCAGAAACCGTGCTTTCAATCGATATAACGTTTATACAAGCCCTGATGAGACCATCTTGTGTCCTGATAGCAAGCAGAGCATGTACTGCCAATTGCTATGTGGCTTAGTACAACGCGAAGAGGTTCTAAGAGTTGGTGCAGTTTTTGCATCAGCTTTCCTGCGCGCTATCAAATTTTTGGAGGAATATCAGAAAGAATTATGCTCCAATATAAGAACAGGTCGTCTCAGTGATTGGATCACTGACCCCAATTGCAGAAATGCCGTCTCGTCATTTCTGAGCAAACCCAATTCAGAATTGGCTGATTTAATCGAGGTTGAATGTAGCGGCAAATCTTGCGAAGGGATAATTAAGAAGCTTTGGCCGAGAACAAAGTACATTGAAGTTATTGTTACAGGTTCTATGGCACAATACATTCCAACCCTTGAATTCTATAGCGGTGGGCTCCCATTAGTTTCAACAATGTATGGCTCTTCTGAATGTTACTTGGGAATCAACTTCAAACCACTAAGCAACCCTTCTGATGTCTCTTACACCCTCATTCCAAATATGGCTTACTTTGAATTCTTGCCGGTTGATAAAGACAACAAAAAAGTGATACAGGCTGTCCAGTGCAATGGTGCTACCGATCATAATGGCAAACAAGAGGAGGATGGCAAGGAAAAGGACGTTGAAGCTGTTGATCTTGTGGACGTCAAGCTTGGTCACTACTATGAACTAGTTGTCACCACTTTTACAG GATTGTATAGGTATAGAGTTGGAGACATTCTTATGGTAACTGGCTTCTACAATAATGCTCCTCAATTTCGTTTTGTGCACCGGCGAAATGTGGTTTTAAGTATCGATACTGACAAGACCAATGAAGAAGACCTCTTAAAGGCGGTGACACAAGCTAAAGTCCTCCTTGAGCCACTCGGTTCCCTTCTAACGGAGTACACGAGCTTCGCTGACACTTCCTCAATCCCAGGTCATTATGTGCTATTTTGGGAACTTAAGACGCAAGGAACTAATGATCTGCCGGAGCTTGATCCAATTACAATGGAAAAGTGCTGCTCCATTGTTGAAGAATCGCTCGATTCTATTTATAGAAGGTGTAGGAAGAAAGACAAATCAATTGGACCACTGGAAATAAGAGTGGTAACACATGGAACGTTCGATGCACTCATGGATTTTTGTGTATCTCAAGGGTCATCAGTTAACCAGTACAAGACACCAAGATGCATTAAATCCGAGGAGGCCTTCAATATTTTGGATTCCAGGGTGGTGGGAAGATTTTTCAGCAAGAAAACTCCTTTCTGGGAGCCTTTCAGAATTGAAACTAATTAG